In the Sulfoacidibacillus ferrooxidans genome, CATTTAAAAATATTGATGATCGAAAGAGCATAAATTCCCATACTTTAACATGTGATAATATACTGAAATTTCTGCTATAGAAAGAAGTCAGAGCGATGTATCAAGATTTTGCAATCGACATGATAACTAAGGATGACGGTCCTGCTTTTCAGAATTTAGCTCAAAGTGTTGGATGGAACTTTACGACAGGACAGACGAACTTATTTATTTCTCCTGCTGGTAAGATGTTTGGTTATCGGTTTGAAGGGAACTTAGTTACAAGTGCGGGGATTTACATCTACGATTCTGCTCTGGCTTCCTTGGGTGTCGTTATTGTTCATTCGGATTTCCAAAGAATGGGTCTTGGTAAAAGCATCGTGAAACATTGCTTAATTGAAGCCGAACGGGTTGGGGCACCAGTTATGTTAGTTGCAACAGCACAAGGCTTTCCTCTATATGAGTCGCTTGGATTCCAAGCAATTGGGAATATACATCGTTTTGAAGTCAGTGAGTCGGTTGAGGATATCAGAGTTAACGAGTCTTTTCAGGTAGACCATGTTGACGAAGGAGACCTCGGTCAACTCATTGAATTAGATGAGACCGTTATTGGTGCGAATCGAGATCGATTGTATCCTGTTCTCTTTTCAAATATGGATTGTGGTTATGTGGTAAGGAATTCGCAAAATACCATTATAGGATTCGGTTTTGCAGTTCATCGCAACAATGTACTCGTGGTCGGTCCAATAGTGGCAGA is a window encoding:
- a CDS encoding GNAT family N-acetyltransferase; amino-acid sequence: MYQDFAIDMITKDDGPAFQNLAQSVGWNFTTGQTNLFISPAGKMFGYRFEGNLVTSAGIYIYDSALASLGVVIVHSDFQRMGLGKSIVKHCLIEAERVGAPVMLVATAQGFPLYESLGFQAIGNIHRFEVSESVEDIRVNESFQVDHVDEGDLGQLIELDETVIGANRDRLYPVLFSNMDCGYVVRNSQNTIIGFGFAVHRNNVLVVGPIVADSHNIALMLIKNLVSGWSGLVRIDVPSQQEGFMKDLLTYGFKEKMVSPIMILNAQDLGGKRDQLYGIADPVFG